The following are encoded together in the Astyanax mexicanus isolate ESR-SI-001 chromosome 8, AstMex3_surface, whole genome shotgun sequence genome:
- the LOC103044570 gene encoding phosphatidate phosphatase LPIN2 isoform X2: protein MNYVGQLAGQVLVTVRELYKGLNQATLSGCIDVVVVQQPDGSFQCSPFHVRFGKLGVLRSREKVIDIEVNGVPVDLHMKLGDNGEAFFVQETKQANETIPAHLVTSPIPTEEPVFWGRDSRVSESCLDSRVTEDGENGVVKKKKRRRRKHKTTEQKKEEQSSASANLASPSFSTAELRQNLPHRHLDSYPLSDGDWSTENRNVPEPSSPKSDSELAVRFSESVMRNHSHMQWSWGELPEATKFSCRDWPEPLKTVSIKPSESTHFRVINNTETVAAGTDVIVQPVIVKPQPRTPVPQLQPHTVKPEHQTQPHPASHRSEAHVNVKGSDPHIFPNKHQSISEYYTSRLAPHTQPTEPQLSETESYSSKSSSNSKSSSPDSPGPVGRGRLPVCVPHAAARLLGDVSDICPECQSSKPDTSFKRRGVRKRSQHQGPEDIYLDDLTALEPHVAARYFPKSETVGQCEEVCVCSGSQSPQSVGSAAADSGTECLSDSPVDLPAVSLSLCGGLGDNAHVNKEKFLEHIVTYQQFADNPAIIDNPNLVVRIDNRYYNWTLAAPLILSMQAFQKNLPKAAEDAWVKDKMPKKTNRWWFWRKSSVQQSETKEDIQDLINSGPSHYHDNPVQRQVAADSSTDEDSKELNTAALAECTQKEGQAHTHSYKKSLRLSSDQIASLGLKEGPNDVVFSITTQYQGTCRCEGTIYLWHWNDKIVISDIDGTITKSDVLGQFLPQLGKDWTHRGIAKLYHTIHENGYKFLYCSARAIGMAGMTRGYLHWVNDRGTILPRGPLMLSPSSLFSAFHREVIEKKPEKFKIECLTDIKNLFPPNSQPFYAAFGNRSNDVFAYKHVHVPTCRIFTVNPKGEVIQELTKGNKTSYSRLSELVDHVFPLADKKQCAAFVLPEFSSFCYWRQPIAQVCLEEILLL, encoded by the exons ATGAACTATGTTGGCCAGTTGGCAGGGCAAGTGCTGGTGACCGTCAGAGAGCTGTACAAGGGCTTGAATCAGGCCACTCTCTCTGGCTGCATTGATGTGGTGGTGGTGCAGCAACCTGATGGATCCTTCCAGTGTTCACCTTTTCACGTCCGCTTTGGGAAACTGGGTGTCTTGCGCTCACGAGAGAAAGTG ATTGACATTGAGGTGAATGGGGTACCGGTTGACCTGCATATGAAGCTGGGGGACAATGGAGAAGCTTTTTTTGTCCAGGAGACCAAGCAAGCCAAT GAAACGATCCCCGCTCATCTGGTCACCTCACCAATCCCAACTGAAGAGCCAGTGTTCTGGGGTCGTGACTCACGTGTGTCTGAATCATGCCTGGATAGCAGGGTAACAGAGGATGGAGAGAATGGAGtagtgaagaagaaaaaaaggaggaggaggaaacacAAAACTACTGAACAGAAGAAAGAAGAGCAAAGCTCAGCTTCAGCAAATCT GGCATCGCCTTCATTTTCCACAGCTGAGCTCAGACAGAATCTTCCACACCGCCACTTAGATAGTTATCCACTCTCAGATGGAGACTGGTCCACAGAAAA TAGGAATGTGCCAGAACCCAGCTCTCCTAAAAGTGACTCAGAACTGGCAGTGAGGTTTTCAGAAAGTGTCATGCGGAATCACTCCCATATGCAGTGGTCATGGGGAGAACTGCCAGAGGCCACCAAG TTCAGCTGTAGAGATTGGCCGGAGCCTTTGAAGACTGTCAGCATTAAACCGTCGGAGAGTACTCACTTCCGGGTCATCAACAACACCGAGACCGTGGCAGCAGGGACAGATGTCATTGTTCAACCAGTCATTGTCAAACCTCAACCTCGAACGCCTGTACCACAGCTTCAGCCTCACACTGTCAAACCAGAACATCAAACACAGCCTCATCCAGCCTCACACAGATCAGAAGCTCACGTGAATGTCAAAGGCTCTGACCCCCATATATTCCCTAATAAGCACCAAAGCATTTCAGAATATTACACATCCAGGTTAGCACCTCATACACAGCCAACAGAACCACAGTTGTCAGAAACTGAATCTTATAGCTCAAAGTCCAGCTCAAATTCAAAGTCATCCAGCCCTGATTCTCCGGGTCCTGTTGGGAGGGGCAggctgcctgtgtgtgtgccCCATGCTGCTGCTCGTCTTCTGGGAGACGTCAGTGACATCTGCCCTGAGTGCCAGTCCTCCAAACCAGACACGTCTTTCAAGAGAAGAG GTGTGAGGAAGAGGAGTCAGCATCAGGGCCCAGAAGATATTTACCTGGATGATCTCACAGCTTTAGAGCCACATGTTGCTGCTCGATATTTCCCCAAAAG tgagacTGTGGGACAgtgtgaggaagtgtgtgtgtgttctggttcTCAGTCTCCTCAGTCTGTGGGAAGTGCTGCTGCAGACAGTGGTACAGAATGTCTGTCTGATTCTCCTGTGGACCTGCCAGCTGTCTCACTGTCACTGTGTGGAGGCCTCGGAGACAACGCCCATGTTAACAAGG AGAAGTTTTTGGAACACATTGTGACGTATCAGCAGTTTGCAGACAACCCTGCCATCATTGACAACCCTAACCTTGTTGTGAGAATAGACAACAG ATATTACAACTGGACCCTGGCTGCACCTCTAATTCTCAGCATGCAAGCCTTTCAGAAAAATCTTCCCAAG GCAGCTGAGGATGCTTGGGTGAAAGATAAAATGCCAAAGAAGACCAACCGGTGGTGGTTCTGGAGGAAGAGCAGCGTACAGCAG TCAGAAACTAAAGAAGATATTCAGGATTTGATCAATAGTGGACCATCCCACTACCATGATAATCCTGTTCAACG GCAGGTGGCAGCAGACTCTTCCACTGATGAAGATTCTAAAGAGCTGAACACAGCAGCTCTTGCAGAGTGCACGCAAAAGGAAGGACAAGCTCATACACACTCCTATAAGAAGTCTTTACGACTGTCTTCAGATCAGATT GCCAGTCTGGGGCTGAAGGAAGGGCCCAATGATGTTGTGTTCAGCATTACTACACAGTACCAGGGCACATGCCGCTGTGAGGGAACCATCTATCTGTGGCACTGGAACGACAAGATTGTCATCTCGGACATTGATGGCACCATCACCAA gtCTGATGTTTTGGGACAGTTTCTTCCACAGCTTGGAAAAGACTGGACACATCGAGGCATTGCTAAACTCTACCACACTATTCACGA GAATGGCTACAAGTTTTTGTACTGCTCAGCAAGAGCAATTGGCATGGCTGGAATGACTCGAGGATACTTACACTGGGTCAATGATAGAGGAACCATTTTACCCAGAGGACCACTCATGCTCTCCCCCAGCAGCCTGTTTTCAGCTTTCCACAG GGAGGTAATTGAGAAGAAGCCGGAGAAGTTTAAGATTGAGTGCTTAACAGACATCAAGAATCTCTTCCCTCCAAACTCTCAGCCCTTCTATGCTGCCTTCGGGAACCGCAGCAAT GACGTCTTTGCCTATAAGCATGTGCACGTTCCAACATGCCGCATATTCACAGTAAACCCTAAAGGAGAGGTCATTCAGGAGCTGACCAAAGGCAACAAGACGTC GTATAGCCGTCTCAGTGAGCTGGTCGATCATGTTTTCCCTTTGGCTGACAAGAAGCAATGTGCTGCGTTCGTTCTCCCAGAATTCAGTTCCTTCTGCTACTGGAGGCAGCCAATAGCTCAGGTCTGCCTGGAGGAGATCCTGTTACTCTGA
- the LOC103044570 gene encoding phosphatidate phosphatase LPIN2 isoform X1: MNYVGQLAGQVLVTVRELYKGLNQATLSGCIDVVVVQQPDGSFQCSPFHVRFGKLGVLRSREKVIDIEVNGVPVDLHMKLGDNGEAFFVQETKQANETIPAHLVTSPIPTEEPVFWGRDSRVSESCLDSRVTEDGENGVVKKKKRRRRKHKTTEQKKEEQSSASANLASPSFSTAELRQNLPHRHLDSYPLSDGDWSTENRNVPEPSSPKSDSELAVRFSESVMRNHSHMQWSWGELPEATKFSCRDWPEPLKTVSIKPSESTHFRVINNTETVAAGTDVIVQPVIVKPQPRTPVPQLQPHTVKPEHQTQPHPASHRSEAHVNVKGSDPHIFPNKHQSISEYYTSRLAPHTQPTEPQLSETESYSSKSSSNSKSSSPDSPGPVGRGRLPVCVPHAAARLLGDVSDICPECQSSKPDTSFKRRGVRKRSQHQGPEDIYLDDLTALEPHVAARYFPKSETVGQCEEVCVCSGSQSPQSVGSAAADSGTECLSDSPVDLPAVSLSLCGGLGDNAHVNKEKFLEHIVTYQQFADNPAIIDNPNLVVRIDNRYYNWTLAAPLILSMQAFQKNLPKAAEDAWVKDKMPKKTNRWWFWRKSSVQQQSETKEDIQDLINSGPSHYHDNPVQRQVAADSSTDEDSKELNTAALAECTQKEGQAHTHSYKKSLRLSSDQIASLGLKEGPNDVVFSITTQYQGTCRCEGTIYLWHWNDKIVISDIDGTITKSDVLGQFLPQLGKDWTHRGIAKLYHTIHENGYKFLYCSARAIGMAGMTRGYLHWVNDRGTILPRGPLMLSPSSLFSAFHREVIEKKPEKFKIECLTDIKNLFPPNSQPFYAAFGNRSNDVFAYKHVHVPTCRIFTVNPKGEVIQELTKGNKTSYSRLSELVDHVFPLADKKQCAAFVLPEFSSFCYWRQPIAQVCLEEILLL; encoded by the exons ATGAACTATGTTGGCCAGTTGGCAGGGCAAGTGCTGGTGACCGTCAGAGAGCTGTACAAGGGCTTGAATCAGGCCACTCTCTCTGGCTGCATTGATGTGGTGGTGGTGCAGCAACCTGATGGATCCTTCCAGTGTTCACCTTTTCACGTCCGCTTTGGGAAACTGGGTGTCTTGCGCTCACGAGAGAAAGTG ATTGACATTGAGGTGAATGGGGTACCGGTTGACCTGCATATGAAGCTGGGGGACAATGGAGAAGCTTTTTTTGTCCAGGAGACCAAGCAAGCCAAT GAAACGATCCCCGCTCATCTGGTCACCTCACCAATCCCAACTGAAGAGCCAGTGTTCTGGGGTCGTGACTCACGTGTGTCTGAATCATGCCTGGATAGCAGGGTAACAGAGGATGGAGAGAATGGAGtagtgaagaagaaaaaaaggaggaggaggaaacacAAAACTACTGAACAGAAGAAAGAAGAGCAAAGCTCAGCTTCAGCAAATCT GGCATCGCCTTCATTTTCCACAGCTGAGCTCAGACAGAATCTTCCACACCGCCACTTAGATAGTTATCCACTCTCAGATGGAGACTGGTCCACAGAAAA TAGGAATGTGCCAGAACCCAGCTCTCCTAAAAGTGACTCAGAACTGGCAGTGAGGTTTTCAGAAAGTGTCATGCGGAATCACTCCCATATGCAGTGGTCATGGGGAGAACTGCCAGAGGCCACCAAG TTCAGCTGTAGAGATTGGCCGGAGCCTTTGAAGACTGTCAGCATTAAACCGTCGGAGAGTACTCACTTCCGGGTCATCAACAACACCGAGACCGTGGCAGCAGGGACAGATGTCATTGTTCAACCAGTCATTGTCAAACCTCAACCTCGAACGCCTGTACCACAGCTTCAGCCTCACACTGTCAAACCAGAACATCAAACACAGCCTCATCCAGCCTCACACAGATCAGAAGCTCACGTGAATGTCAAAGGCTCTGACCCCCATATATTCCCTAATAAGCACCAAAGCATTTCAGAATATTACACATCCAGGTTAGCACCTCATACACAGCCAACAGAACCACAGTTGTCAGAAACTGAATCTTATAGCTCAAAGTCCAGCTCAAATTCAAAGTCATCCAGCCCTGATTCTCCGGGTCCTGTTGGGAGGGGCAggctgcctgtgtgtgtgccCCATGCTGCTGCTCGTCTTCTGGGAGACGTCAGTGACATCTGCCCTGAGTGCCAGTCCTCCAAACCAGACACGTCTTTCAAGAGAAGAG GTGTGAGGAAGAGGAGTCAGCATCAGGGCCCAGAAGATATTTACCTGGATGATCTCACAGCTTTAGAGCCACATGTTGCTGCTCGATATTTCCCCAAAAG tgagacTGTGGGACAgtgtgaggaagtgtgtgtgtgttctggttcTCAGTCTCCTCAGTCTGTGGGAAGTGCTGCTGCAGACAGTGGTACAGAATGTCTGTCTGATTCTCCTGTGGACCTGCCAGCTGTCTCACTGTCACTGTGTGGAGGCCTCGGAGACAACGCCCATGTTAACAAGG AGAAGTTTTTGGAACACATTGTGACGTATCAGCAGTTTGCAGACAACCCTGCCATCATTGACAACCCTAACCTTGTTGTGAGAATAGACAACAG ATATTACAACTGGACCCTGGCTGCACCTCTAATTCTCAGCATGCAAGCCTTTCAGAAAAATCTTCCCAAG GCAGCTGAGGATGCTTGGGTGAAAGATAAAATGCCAAAGAAGACCAACCGGTGGTGGTTCTGGAGGAAGAGCAGCGTACAGCAG CAGTCAGAAACTAAAGAAGATATTCAGGATTTGATCAATAGTGGACCATCCCACTACCATGATAATCCTGTTCAACG GCAGGTGGCAGCAGACTCTTCCACTGATGAAGATTCTAAAGAGCTGAACACAGCAGCTCTTGCAGAGTGCACGCAAAAGGAAGGACAAGCTCATACACACTCCTATAAGAAGTCTTTACGACTGTCTTCAGATCAGATT GCCAGTCTGGGGCTGAAGGAAGGGCCCAATGATGTTGTGTTCAGCATTACTACACAGTACCAGGGCACATGCCGCTGTGAGGGAACCATCTATCTGTGGCACTGGAACGACAAGATTGTCATCTCGGACATTGATGGCACCATCACCAA gtCTGATGTTTTGGGACAGTTTCTTCCACAGCTTGGAAAAGACTGGACACATCGAGGCATTGCTAAACTCTACCACACTATTCACGA GAATGGCTACAAGTTTTTGTACTGCTCAGCAAGAGCAATTGGCATGGCTGGAATGACTCGAGGATACTTACACTGGGTCAATGATAGAGGAACCATTTTACCCAGAGGACCACTCATGCTCTCCCCCAGCAGCCTGTTTTCAGCTTTCCACAG GGAGGTAATTGAGAAGAAGCCGGAGAAGTTTAAGATTGAGTGCTTAACAGACATCAAGAATCTCTTCCCTCCAAACTCTCAGCCCTTCTATGCTGCCTTCGGGAACCGCAGCAAT GACGTCTTTGCCTATAAGCATGTGCACGTTCCAACATGCCGCATATTCACAGTAAACCCTAAAGGAGAGGTCATTCAGGAGCTGACCAAAGGCAACAAGACGTC GTATAGCCGTCTCAGTGAGCTGGTCGATCATGTTTTCCCTTTGGCTGACAAGAAGCAATGTGCTGCGTTCGTTCTCCCAGAATTCAGTTCCTTCTGCTACTGGAGGCAGCCAATAGCTCAGGTCTGCCTGGAGGAGATCCTGTTACTCTGA
- the LOC103044570 gene encoding phosphatidate phosphatase LPIN2 isoform X3, whose translation MNYVGQLAGQVLVTVRELYKGLNQATLSGCIDVVVVQQPDGSFQCSPFHVRFGKLGVLRSREKVIDIEVNGVPVDLHMKLGDNGEAFFVQETKQANETIPAHLVTSPIPTEEPVFWGRDSRVSESCLDSRVTEDGENGVVKKKKRRRRKHKTTEQKKEEQSSASANLASPSFSTAELRQNLPHRHLDSYPLSDGDWSTEKNVPEPSSPKSDSELAVRFSESVMRNHSHMQWSWGELPEATKFSCRDWPEPLKTVSIKPSESTHFRVINNTETVAAGTDVIVQPVIVKPQPRTPVPQLQPHTVKPEHQTQPHPASHRSEAHVNVKGSDPHIFPNKHQSISEYYTSRLAPHTQPTEPQLSETESYSSKSSSNSKSSSPDSPGPVGRGRLPVCVPHAAARLLGDVSDICPECQSSKPDTSFKRRGVRKRSQHQGPEDIYLDDLTALEPHVAARYFPKSETVGQCEEVCVCSGSQSPQSVGSAAADSGTECLSDSPVDLPAVSLSLCGGLGDNAHVNKEKFLEHIVTYQQFADNPAIIDNPNLVVRIDNRYYNWTLAAPLILSMQAFQKNLPKAAEDAWVKDKMPKKTNRWWFWRKSSVQQQSETKEDIQDLINSGPSHYHDNPVQRQVAADSSTDEDSKELNTAALAECTQKEGQAHTHSYKKSLRLSSDQIASLGLKEGPNDVVFSITTQYQGTCRCEGTIYLWHWNDKIVISDIDGTITKSDVLGQFLPQLGKDWTHRGIAKLYHTIHENGYKFLYCSARAIGMAGMTRGYLHWVNDRGTILPRGPLMLSPSSLFSAFHREVIEKKPEKFKIECLTDIKNLFPPNSQPFYAAFGNRSNDVFAYKHVHVPTCRIFTVNPKGEVIQELTKGNKTSYSRLSELVDHVFPLADKKQCAAFVLPEFSSFCYWRQPIAQVCLEEILLL comes from the exons ATGAACTATGTTGGCCAGTTGGCAGGGCAAGTGCTGGTGACCGTCAGAGAGCTGTACAAGGGCTTGAATCAGGCCACTCTCTCTGGCTGCATTGATGTGGTGGTGGTGCAGCAACCTGATGGATCCTTCCAGTGTTCACCTTTTCACGTCCGCTTTGGGAAACTGGGTGTCTTGCGCTCACGAGAGAAAGTG ATTGACATTGAGGTGAATGGGGTACCGGTTGACCTGCATATGAAGCTGGGGGACAATGGAGAAGCTTTTTTTGTCCAGGAGACCAAGCAAGCCAAT GAAACGATCCCCGCTCATCTGGTCACCTCACCAATCCCAACTGAAGAGCCAGTGTTCTGGGGTCGTGACTCACGTGTGTCTGAATCATGCCTGGATAGCAGGGTAACAGAGGATGGAGAGAATGGAGtagtgaagaagaaaaaaaggaggaggaggaaacacAAAACTACTGAACAGAAGAAAGAAGAGCAAAGCTCAGCTTCAGCAAATCT GGCATCGCCTTCATTTTCCACAGCTGAGCTCAGACAGAATCTTCCACACCGCCACTTAGATAGTTATCCACTCTCAGATGGAGACTGGTCCACAGAAAA GAATGTGCCAGAACCCAGCTCTCCTAAAAGTGACTCAGAACTGGCAGTGAGGTTTTCAGAAAGTGTCATGCGGAATCACTCCCATATGCAGTGGTCATGGGGAGAACTGCCAGAGGCCACCAAG TTCAGCTGTAGAGATTGGCCGGAGCCTTTGAAGACTGTCAGCATTAAACCGTCGGAGAGTACTCACTTCCGGGTCATCAACAACACCGAGACCGTGGCAGCAGGGACAGATGTCATTGTTCAACCAGTCATTGTCAAACCTCAACCTCGAACGCCTGTACCACAGCTTCAGCCTCACACTGTCAAACCAGAACATCAAACACAGCCTCATCCAGCCTCACACAGATCAGAAGCTCACGTGAATGTCAAAGGCTCTGACCCCCATATATTCCCTAATAAGCACCAAAGCATTTCAGAATATTACACATCCAGGTTAGCACCTCATACACAGCCAACAGAACCACAGTTGTCAGAAACTGAATCTTATAGCTCAAAGTCCAGCTCAAATTCAAAGTCATCCAGCCCTGATTCTCCGGGTCCTGTTGGGAGGGGCAggctgcctgtgtgtgtgccCCATGCTGCTGCTCGTCTTCTGGGAGACGTCAGTGACATCTGCCCTGAGTGCCAGTCCTCCAAACCAGACACGTCTTTCAAGAGAAGAG GTGTGAGGAAGAGGAGTCAGCATCAGGGCCCAGAAGATATTTACCTGGATGATCTCACAGCTTTAGAGCCACATGTTGCTGCTCGATATTTCCCCAAAAG tgagacTGTGGGACAgtgtgaggaagtgtgtgtgtgttctggttcTCAGTCTCCTCAGTCTGTGGGAAGTGCTGCTGCAGACAGTGGTACAGAATGTCTGTCTGATTCTCCTGTGGACCTGCCAGCTGTCTCACTGTCACTGTGTGGAGGCCTCGGAGACAACGCCCATGTTAACAAGG AGAAGTTTTTGGAACACATTGTGACGTATCAGCAGTTTGCAGACAACCCTGCCATCATTGACAACCCTAACCTTGTTGTGAGAATAGACAACAG ATATTACAACTGGACCCTGGCTGCACCTCTAATTCTCAGCATGCAAGCCTTTCAGAAAAATCTTCCCAAG GCAGCTGAGGATGCTTGGGTGAAAGATAAAATGCCAAAGAAGACCAACCGGTGGTGGTTCTGGAGGAAGAGCAGCGTACAGCAG CAGTCAGAAACTAAAGAAGATATTCAGGATTTGATCAATAGTGGACCATCCCACTACCATGATAATCCTGTTCAACG GCAGGTGGCAGCAGACTCTTCCACTGATGAAGATTCTAAAGAGCTGAACACAGCAGCTCTTGCAGAGTGCACGCAAAAGGAAGGACAAGCTCATACACACTCCTATAAGAAGTCTTTACGACTGTCTTCAGATCAGATT GCCAGTCTGGGGCTGAAGGAAGGGCCCAATGATGTTGTGTTCAGCATTACTACACAGTACCAGGGCACATGCCGCTGTGAGGGAACCATCTATCTGTGGCACTGGAACGACAAGATTGTCATCTCGGACATTGATGGCACCATCACCAA gtCTGATGTTTTGGGACAGTTTCTTCCACAGCTTGGAAAAGACTGGACACATCGAGGCATTGCTAAACTCTACCACACTATTCACGA GAATGGCTACAAGTTTTTGTACTGCTCAGCAAGAGCAATTGGCATGGCTGGAATGACTCGAGGATACTTACACTGGGTCAATGATAGAGGAACCATTTTACCCAGAGGACCACTCATGCTCTCCCCCAGCAGCCTGTTTTCAGCTTTCCACAG GGAGGTAATTGAGAAGAAGCCGGAGAAGTTTAAGATTGAGTGCTTAACAGACATCAAGAATCTCTTCCCTCCAAACTCTCAGCCCTTCTATGCTGCCTTCGGGAACCGCAGCAAT GACGTCTTTGCCTATAAGCATGTGCACGTTCCAACATGCCGCATATTCACAGTAAACCCTAAAGGAGAGGTCATTCAGGAGCTGACCAAAGGCAACAAGACGTC GTATAGCCGTCTCAGTGAGCTGGTCGATCATGTTTTCCCTTTGGCTGACAAGAAGCAATGTGCTGCGTTCGTTCTCCCAGAATTCAGTTCCTTCTGCTACTGGAGGCAGCCAATAGCTCAGGTCTGCCTGGAGGAGATCCTGTTACTCTGA